Proteins from a single region of Punica granatum isolate Tunisia-2019 chromosome 8, ASM765513v2, whole genome shotgun sequence:
- the LOC116189228 gene encoding ubiquitin domain-containing protein 1-like — translation MGCIKSSQAKQDGGGRRIRKPKPWNHTEPITRTQLDQMREEFWDTAPYYGGSREIWDALRAAAEADDLRHARAIIDGAGIIVESADLTTCYDERGAKYELPNYVLSEPANLIRES, via the exons ATGGGCTGCATCAAGTCTTCTCAGGCCAAACAAGACG gaggaggaaggaggaTCCGCAAACCGAAACCCTGGAATCATACCGAGCCAATAACGAGGACTCAGCTTGACCAGAtgcgtgaagaattttgggaTACTGCTCCTTACTATGGTGGCAGCAGAG AGATCTGGGATGCGCTCCGAGCCGCTGCAGAAGCTGATGATCTCCGCCATGCACGAGCGATTATTGACGGTGCTGGAATCATAGTTGAAAGTGCTGATCTGACAACCTGCTACGATGAAAGAG GTGCAAAATACGAACTACCAAACTATGTTCTGAGCGAGCCCGCGAACTTGATCAGAGAGAGTTAG
- the LOC116189253 gene encoding ER lumen protein-retaining receptor-like isoform X2, which yields MSKEIETGGAQRSFWDMKSSIETSAAKGFGVSLKTQELYVIIFATRYLDLFTDYISFYNSIMKIIFLGSSFSIVWYMRHHKIVRRSYDRDQDTFRHYFLVLPCLLLALLINEKFSFKEVMWTFSLYLEAVAILPQLVLLQRTRNIDNLTGQYVFLLGAYRAFYILNWIYRYFTEPHYVHWIPWISGLIQTLLYADFFYYYFHSWKNNKKLELPA from the exons ATGAGTAAAGAGATTGAAACTGGTGGTGCTCAAAGGAGCTTTTGGGACATGAAATCTTCCATTGAAACATCAGCTGCCAAGGGATTCG GTGTTTCCTTAAAGACACAAGAACTGTATGTAATTATTTTCGCTACGCGCTACTTGGATCTTTTCACGGATTATATCTCTTTCTATAACTCCATCATGAAGATTATATTCTTGGGGAGCTCCTTTTCCATTGTGTGGTACATGAGGCACCACAAGATTGTCCGTAGGTCCTATGACAGGGACCAGGATACATTCCGTCACTATTTCCTCGTGTTGCCTTGCCTTCTGTTGGCTCTCCTTATCAATGAGAAATTCAGTTTTAAGGAG GTCATGTGGACATTCTCCTTATATTTAGAAGCAGTGGCAATACTTCCTCAGCTTGTATTGTTGCAGAGAACTAGAAACATTGACAACCTTACAGGACAATATGTATTTCTGCTGGG TGCTTACCGGGCATTCTACATCTTGAACTGGATTTATCGCTACTTCACTGAGCCTCACTATGTTCATTGGATAC CTTGGATTTCtgggctcattcaaacatTGCTATACGCAGACTTCTTCTATTATTATTTCCACAG TTGGAAGAACAACAAGAAGCTCGAGTTGCCTGCTTGA
- the LOC116187526 gene encoding LON peptidase N-terminal domain and RING finger protein 3-like, which translates to MSATDGPPSLLSSFSFRSKEHPAAGSGRRDLAGLTLDAVLGTETPKPKPPPQLYPSPSQITRTLLDIIRDEEPDSSSYKSLVDHQDRKAWRNFKDRLKSRGRAGNAWTPSIPTPSSDGPIRNFRNQNSRHNSSARLHPYSSDGNAMDGEEGVRRVQFRDFPSQNSRPVMVRRGSTRIGSGELGDSDDPPGPATLRPQFSRHNSTRLGSSRSESARFLNHCESSLAPKDELSMEAEERLARLAMAEERQMSAREAAAAQEAAEAAAAAAAAAEEEDRDNGSGSGSEGSDKDEEQPVRMSLMDLLEETDKQMGWEGSKYMVGDDEDEDYDEYDEDDDEAEDGSYECSCCVCMVKHKGQPLVPCGHAYCKLCTKEMYVSRGNCPLCNDFIQEILTVF; encoded by the coding sequence ATGTCAGCAACCGACGGGCCACCAAGCCTCCTCAGCTCCTTCTCCTTCAGATCTAAGGAACACCCTGCCGCCGGCAGCGGCCGCCGTGACCTCGCAGGCCTGACCCTTGACGCCGTCCTCGGCACAGAGACTCCCAAGCCCAAGCCCCCGCCGCAACTCTACCCGTCGCCGTCTCAGATTACCCGGACCCTTCTCGACATCATCCGTGACGAGGAGCCCGACTCGTCCTCCTACAAGAGCCTTGTAGACCACCAAGACCGGAAGGCTTGGAGGAACTTCAAAGACCGCCTAAAGAGCCGCGGCCGTGCCGGCAACGCCTGGACCCCCTCTATCCCCACTCCGTCCTCCGACGGCCCCATCAGGAACTTCCGCAACCAGAACTCACGGCACAACTCATCGGCTCGGTTGCACCCTTATAGCTCGGACGGAAACGCCATGGACGGTGAAGAAGGTGTTCGCCGTGTGCAATTCCGTGACTTCCCGAGTCAGAACTCCCGGCCGGTGATGGTTCGCAGGGGCTCAACCAGGATCGGGTCAGGAGAGTTGGGTGACTCCGACGACCCCCCAGGTCCTGCAACTCTACGCCCACAGTTCTCCCGCCACAACTCGACCCGGCTTGGATCATCCCGATCAGAGTCAGCCCGGTTCCTGAACCATTGCGAGAGCTCACTCGCTCCTAAGGATGAGCTGAGCATGGAGGCGGAGGAGCGCCTGGCGCGGCTCGCAATGGCAGAGGAGAGGCAGATGTCAGCCAGGGAGGCCGCGGCAGCCCAGGAGGCGGCGGAGGCGGCGGCCGCAGCAGCTGCGGCAGCCGAGGAGGAGGATAGGGACAACGGGAGTGGGAGCGGAAGCGAGGGGTCGGACAAGGACGAGGAGCAGCCGGTGAGGATGTCGTTGATGGACCTTCTCGAGGAGACTGACAAGCAGATGGGGTGGGAGGGGTCGAAATACATGGTCGGGGACGACGAGGACGAGGACTATGATGAGTACGACGAGGACGATGATGAGGCAGAGGACGGCAGCTACGAGTGCAGCTGCTGCGTCTGCATGGTGAAGCACAAGGGGCAACCGTTGGTCCCCTGCGGCCACGCCTACTGCAAGCTATGCACCAAGGAGATGTACGTCAGCCGGGGCAACTGCCCTCTCTGCAACGACTTCATTCAAGAGATCCTCACCGTCTTTTAA
- the LOC116189316 gene encoding ethylene-responsive transcription factor ERF096-like, with product MYKGVRRRPWWEYADEIRDPIYGIRVWLGTYGTAEEVDLAYQKKKLKFDRAVISSKNKILLIHSNSEETTTSFYVPSPSSVLDAQISASFYSRPKPLTTRDEKMVGSHIEEAFEEQELLFDPITISSPKMSQDLDLDLSGENNFQETDFIDSKKLFFFSKKKSQNNIVLSPTWDLTCQISI from the coding sequence ATGTACAAGGGAGTTCGGAGGAGGCCATGGTGGGAGTACGCAGACGAGATTCGAGACCCAATTTATGGCATCAGGGTGTGGCTCGGGACATATGGCACAGCAGAAGAGGTTGATCTTGCATATCAGAAGAAGAAGCTCAAGTTTGATCGTGCAGTCATATCTAGCAAAAACAAGATTTTGCTTATCCATTCAAACTCCGAGGAGACAACTACCTCATTCTACGTCCCATCACCGTCTTCAGTGCTCGACGCCCAGATCTCTGCTTCCTTCTACAGCAGGCCCAAGCCACTAACTACACGAGATGAGAAAATGGTAGGGAGCCACATCGAGGAAGCTTTTGAAGAACAGGAGCTGTTATTCGACCCAATTACCATATCGTCGCCAAAGATGAGTCAAGATTTGGATCTGGATCTCTCAGGGGAAAATAACTTTCAAGAAACGGATTTTATTGACTCCaagaaattgttttttttctccaaaaaaaaGAGCCAAAATAACATAGTTTTGAGTCCAACGTGGGACTTAACGTGCCAAATCAGCATATAA
- the LOC116189227 gene encoding ankyrin repeat and SAM domain-containing protein 6, which produces MYADRVEAEAKRSVKERLNGSSLDAPSRRRPVTGKRQREDDKWEHDLFENDEPQLSNHKVGARDLRLKLQKKGLQSATQSGAPASNVRDLREKLSGIVSSPPANSGASKPKSASEAPRTTRKSAVVEASTETKSANPAHKKKNQQKDNMESFLESLGLEKYTITFQAEEVDMTALAHMTDEDLKAMGIPMGPRKKILLALESRD; this is translated from the exons ATGTACGCTGATCGGGTCGAGGCTGAGGCCAAGAGGTCGGTAAAGGAGCGGCTCAACGGCAGCTCCCTCGACGCCCCTTCGCGGCGTCGCCCCGTCACCGGGAAGAG GCAGAGGGAAGATGATAAATGGGAACATGATCTTTTTGAGAATGATGAACCTCAACTTTCAA ATCACAAAGTTGGTGCTCGTGATTTGAGATTGAAACTCCAAAAGAAAGGACTCCAATCTGCGACTCAAAGTGGAGCACCTGCCTCCAATGTGCGGGATTTACGTGAAAAACTATCTGGTATTGTAAGTTCACCACCTGCAAACAGTGGTGCATCTAAACCAAAATCAGCTTCAGAGGCACCTAGAACTACGAGGAAAAGCGCTGTGGTTGAAGCTTCTACAGAGACCAAATCCGCCAACCCAGCTCacaagaagaaaaatcagCAGAAG GACAATATGGAGAGCTTTCTTGAGTCCTTGGGTCTTGAGAAGTATACTATTACCTTCCAAGCTGAGGAA GTGGATATGACTGCACTTGCCCACATGACCGATGAGGATCTCAAAGCTATGGGAATACCAATG GGTCCAAGGAAGAAGATACTCCTCGCATTAGAGTCCAGAGATTGA
- the LOC116189253 gene encoding ER lumen protein-retaining receptor-like isoform X3, whose protein sequence is MKIIFLGSSFSIVWYMRHHKIVRRSYDRDQDTFRHYFLVLPCLLLALLINEKFSFKEVMWTFSLYLEAVAILPQLVLLQRTRNIDNLTGQYVFLLGAYRAFYILNWIYRYFTEPHYVHWIPWISGLIQTLLYADFFYYYFHSWKNNKKLELPA, encoded by the exons ATGAAGATTATATTCTTGGGGAGCTCCTTTTCCATTGTGTGGTACATGAGGCACCACAAGATTGTCCGTAGGTCCTATGACAGGGACCAGGATACATTCCGTCACTATTTCCTCGTGTTGCCTTGCCTTCTGTTGGCTCTCCTTATCAATGAGAAATTCAGTTTTAAGGAG GTCATGTGGACATTCTCCTTATATTTAGAAGCAGTGGCAATACTTCCTCAGCTTGTATTGTTGCAGAGAACTAGAAACATTGACAACCTTACAGGACAATATGTATTTCTGCTGGG TGCTTACCGGGCATTCTACATCTTGAACTGGATTTATCGCTACTTCACTGAGCCTCACTATGTTCATTGGATAC CTTGGATTTCtgggctcattcaaacatTGCTATACGCAGACTTCTTCTATTATTATTTCCACAG TTGGAAGAACAACAAGAAGCTCGAGTTGCCTGCTTGA
- the LOC116188867 gene encoding uncharacterized protein LOC116188867 — protein sequence MTKSANNSETSGNIPPVYLFTPSDGPGTQLISCKLNGRNYNTWSLAMQTALQAKNKLSFIEGKVLQPAEGEPHREQWVTCNSMLLSWIFNHLDEGLQNSVAGARNAKTLWDDLKERFSQGNEAKIHQLKTDICLLRQEKRSVSEYYSKLKSLWDELDMYLDLPVCSCDAGARLMAYKEKEKLHQFLIGLNPEFQTIRSQILSMEPLPNANRAHSIAANDEAQRLITHGRETISESLGFAAKISHDFGGGSNPNPNFSNFTRGENKPRSRPFCDYCGRNGHVRATCYRLNGHPGSDQRNPKGSGAGGARLGVRNSASSPSALQNKQGGGGGVGFSFLGDPGNSYSGGPSHQRQAQLNRGQWRPGPSAQQGFYHQPAQHSFIGAGNYTAAQAHAETPADLSKLAHLSEAQLQQLMSMIPRDDGEVNRLSGETFEPITSNLDWIIDSGASRHMTGSLDNLFDITPVNNGPLIHVPNGTTKATFIGKVSFGANLILQNVLYVPDFNCNLLSVAQLSWEHNCSVHYISDLCLIQDRISGSMIGVGELHGGCGFYDEYPHLFRNYGQ from the coding sequence ATGACGAAATCAGCAAATAACAGTGAAACGAGTGGAAACATACCACCTGTTTATCTCTTCACCCCCTCTGATGGTCCCGGCACACAACTCATTTCCTGCAAATTAAATGGCAGGAATTACAACACTTGGTCTCTAGCAATGCAAACAGCGCTTCAGGCCAAGAACAAGCTCAGTTTTATCGAAGGAAAAGTATTACAACCAGCAGAAGGAGAACCTCACCGTGAGCAGTGGGTGACTTGTAATTCGATGCTCCTCTCATGGATTTTCAATCACCTGGACGAAGGGTTACAGAACTCAGTGGCAGGAGCGAGAAATGCAAAAACTCTCTGGGACGATCTTAAAGAACGATTTTCCCAAGGTAATGAAGCAAAAATTCATCAGCTTAAGACTGATATTTGTTTGCTCAGACAAGAGAAAAGATCAGTTTCAGAGTATTATTCAAAGTTAAAGAGTCTCTGGGATGAATTAGATATGTATCTCGATTTACCCGTATGTTCATGTGATGCTGGAGCTCGACTAATGGCTTACaaggaaaaggagaaattGCATCAGTTCCTAATAGGACTCAATCCCGAGTTCCAGACCATCCGCTCTCAAATTTTGAGCATGGAGCCACTGCCAAATGCGAATAGGGCACATTCGATTGCAGCAAACGACGAGGCACAACGATTAATCACACACGGCAGAGAAACAATTTCTGAATCGCTCGGTTTTGCAGCAAAAATTAGTCACGATTTCGGGGGAGGATcaaaccctaaccctaatttTAGCAATTTCACCAGAGGAGAAAACAAACCTCGAAGCCGCCCGTTCTGCGACTACTGCGGCCGGAATGGCCATGTTCGGGCCACTTGCTATCGGCTGAATGGGCATCCGGGTTCCGACCAGAGAAATCCGAAGGGATccggcgctggtggcgctcggCTGGGCGTGAGGAACTCGGCATCTTCTCCCTCGGCTCTGCAGAACAaacaaggaggaggaggaggagtcgGGTTTTCGTTTTTAGGAGACCCGGGTAACTCCTATTCGGGTGGCCCATCTCATCAGCGCCAAGCCCAACTGAATCGTGGGCAATGGAGACCCGGTCCGTCGGCCCAACAGGGTTTCTATCATCAGCCAGCCCAACATTCCTTTATAGGCGCAGGAAACTATACTGCGGCACAGGCCCATGCCGAAACACCTGCGGACCTTAGTAAATTGGCCCATCTTTCTGAGGCCCAACTACAACAACTTATGTCAATGATTCCTCGCGATGATGGTGAGGTTAATCGTCTAAGTGGTGAGACTTTTGAACCTATTACCTCAAATCTTGACTGGATTATTGATTCGGGAGCTTCACGACATATGACTGGCAGCCTGGATAATCTTTTTGATATTACTCCCGTCAATAATGGTCCACTTATTCATGTTCCAAATGGAACAACAAAAGCTACTTTTATAGGCAAAGTTTCTTTTGGAGCCAATTTGATACTTCAAAATGTTCTTTATGTGCCGGATTTCAATTGTAACTTATTGTCTGTGGCTCAATTATCTTGGGAACATAATTGTAGTGTACACTACATTTCTGATTTATGCTTGATCCAGGACCGCATCTCGGGGAGTATGATTGGAGTGGGTGAACTTCACGGGGGGTGTGGATTTTACGACGAGTATCCTCATCTCTTCAGAAACTACGGGCAATGA
- the LOC116189252 gene encoding UBX domain-containing protein 1-like — MAVPEVNEKLLRELEAMGFPSARATRALQGSGNASIEAAIDWIIDHGNDPDVDEMPRVSIDLDVRSPEPCFVTEEMKKKARQLRDCARNNRPEEKNSPREREKERIRAGKELLEAERIAEEIERRRFLASRKAEKEEEKRARERVLQKLRNDKLERRQKLEVSSDSLMSSKHTLPLGETKMNAHVYSAAKAEQMRECLRSIRRNHKGDDARVRRAFQTLLTYIGNVARNPEVEKFRRIRLSNPVFQERVGALEGGVEFLELCGFRKTEGLEFLFLPRDKVDMGVLHSAGSQLKSALTNPYFGLL, encoded by the exons ATGGCTGTCCCAGAAGTAAATGAGAAATTGCTTAGAGAACTTGAAGCCATGGGGTTTCCTTCAGCGCGAGCAACTAGAGCACTTCAAGGTTCAG GTAATGCTAGCATTGAGGCTGCTATAGATTGGATCATCGATCACGGAAATGACCCGGATGTTGATGAAATGCCAAGG GTATCGATCGATCTCGATGTCAGGTCACCAGAGCCGTGTTTTGTCACGGAggagatgaaaaaaaaagcacgGCAATTAAG GGACTGCGCGCGGAATAATAGACCCGAAGAGAAGAACTCGCCacgagaaagagagaag GAGAGGATACGGGCAGGGAAAGAACTCTTAGAAGCAGAAAGGATTGCCGAAGAAATTGAAAGAAGACG CTTCTTGGCgtcacggaaagcagagaaaGAGGAGGAAAAGAGGGCGAGAGAAAGAGTCCTTCAGAAACTGAGGAACGATAAG TTAGAAAGGAGGCAGAAGCTCGAAGTGTCATCGGACAGCCTCATGTCTTCAAAACATACGCTGCCTCTCGGAGAGACTAAAATG AATGCACACGTTTATTCGGCTGCAAAGGCAGAGCAGATGAGAGAGTGTTTAAGGTCTATAAGGCGTAATCACAAG GGCGATGATGCCAGAGTAAGGAGGGCATTCCAGACTCTACTGACCTACATAGGAAACGTCGCGAGGAATCCTGAGGTAGAAAAGTTCAGGAGGATCCGACTCAGTAATCCCGTGTTCCAG GAGAGAGTGGGGGCACTGGAAGGAGGAGTCGAGTTTCTCGAGCTCTGCGGGTTCAGGAAAACCGAAGGGCTCGAGTTCCTATTCCTTCCCCGGGACAAGGTGGACATGGGAGTGCTGCATTCAGCTGGGTCACAACTGAAGTCGGCACTTACAAATCCTTACTTTGGACTTCTATGA
- the LOC116189253 gene encoding ER lumen protein-retaining receptor-like isoform X1, whose protein sequence is MNIFRFAGDMTHVFSVLVLLLKIHTIKSCAGVSLKTQELYVIIFATRYLDLFTDYISFYNSIMKIIFLGSSFSIVWYMRHHKIVRRSYDRDQDTFRHYFLVLPCLLLALLINEKFSFKEVMWTFSLYLEAVAILPQLVLLQRTRNIDNLTGQYVFLLGAYRAFYILNWIYRYFTEPHYVHWIPWISGLIQTLLYADFFYYYFHSWKNNKKLELPA, encoded by the exons ATGAATATCTTCAGGTTCGCGGGGGACATGACGCACGTGTTCAGCGTCCTCGTTCTGCTCCTCAAGATCCACACCATCAAGTCCTGCGCTG GTGTTTCCTTAAAGACACAAGAACTGTATGTAATTATTTTCGCTACGCGCTACTTGGATCTTTTCACGGATTATATCTCTTTCTATAACTCCATCATGAAGATTATATTCTTGGGGAGCTCCTTTTCCATTGTGTGGTACATGAGGCACCACAAGATTGTCCGTAGGTCCTATGACAGGGACCAGGATACATTCCGTCACTATTTCCTCGTGTTGCCTTGCCTTCTGTTGGCTCTCCTTATCAATGAGAAATTCAGTTTTAAGGAG GTCATGTGGACATTCTCCTTATATTTAGAAGCAGTGGCAATACTTCCTCAGCTTGTATTGTTGCAGAGAACTAGAAACATTGACAACCTTACAGGACAATATGTATTTCTGCTGGG TGCTTACCGGGCATTCTACATCTTGAACTGGATTTATCGCTACTTCACTGAGCCTCACTATGTTCATTGGATAC CTTGGATTTCtgggctcattcaaacatTGCTATACGCAGACTTCTTCTATTATTATTTCCACAG TTGGAAGAACAACAAGAAGCTCGAGTTGCCTGCTTGA